The Arachis hypogaea cultivar Tifrunner chromosome 16, arahy.Tifrunner.gnm2.J5K5, whole genome shotgun sequence genome contains a region encoding:
- the LOC112757464 gene encoding blue copper protein 1a-like, whose product MAAAFVGRVAFFAISMVLLSSFATATDFFVGDNDGWKLEYNYTKWAQDKVFHVGDVLVFKYNNESHNVLKVNATSFKDCVTSDPLETFRSGHDWISLQSPGKKWYICGIAGHCADHQMKLVINVLADGPAPAPTSSSHSLLSSLAVMVAAAMIAVAAIFA is encoded by the exons atggCTGCTGCTTTTGTTGGTCGAGTAGCATTCTTTGCCATTTCCATGGTTTTGCTTTCATCATTTGCTACTGCAACTGACTTCTTTGTTGGTGATAATGACGGATGGAAACTTGAATATAATTACACAAAATGGGCCCAAGATAAAGTTTTCCATGTTGGTGATGTCCTTG TGTTCAAATACAACAATGAGAGCCACAATGTGCTGAAAGTGAATGCAACATCTTTCAAGGACTGTGTCACCTCTGATCCACTGGAAACATTCCGAAGCGGCCATGATTGGATTTCCCTTCAAAGCCCGGGAAAGAAGTGGTACATCTGCGGCATTGCAGGCCATTGTGCTGACCACCAAATGAAGCTTGTCATCAACGTCCTCGCCGACGGCCCCGCCCCCGCTCCTACTTCTTcttctcactctcttctctcctctcttGCTGTGATGGTCGCAGCGGCCATGATTGCCGTTGCGGCCATCTTCGCCTAG
- the LOC112757465 gene encoding serine/threonine-protein phosphatase 7 long form homolog, giving the protein MAGLYHLTRLNDRWFWLDEPLVSVFVERWRLETHTFHMPFGECTITLQDMAYQLGLPVDGRYVSGCLTDFQIYIQGGRPAWVWFQELLGVIPPPSQVQKFAVNCTWFQKTFGECPEGADEETVRRFAPRLEEMGTYSWGSAALAWLNRCMCRVVNRHVVKLAGPLQLLQSWIFWRFPRFRPVRWSGYNPSGSDKGPRVQMWRLRIDMLQDRDFIWMPYSFHEVLQVVHPEVLEPRHTAMWQSVTSLIYFVVIEWHQIDRILP; this is encoded by the exons ATGGCCGGATTATACCATCTTACGAggctgaacgatagatggttcTGGTTAGATGAGCCCCTTGTCAGTGTCTTCGTCGAGCGGTGGCGTCTGGAAACGCACACCTTccatatgccgttcggagagtgcacgatcacacttcaGGACATGGCGTACCAGTTGGGGTTGCCAGTGGACGGGCGTTATGTCAGTGGTTGCCTTACAGATTTCCAGATATACATCCAGGGTGGCCGTCCAGCTTGGgtgtggttccaggagttgcttgGAGTGATTCCTCCTCCGAGCCAGGTTCAGAAGTTCGCAGTAAATTGTACCTGGTTCCAAAAGACTTTTGGAGAGTGCCCCGAGGGAGCCGATGAGGAGACTGTGCGGCGTTTTGCtc ctaggcttgaggagatgggtaCCTACAGCTGGGGGTCTGCAGCATTGGCATGGTTGAAtcggtgcatgtgccgagtggtGAACAGACATGTGGTGAAGTTAGCGGGCCCACTTCAGCTACTTCAGTCTTGGATCTTTTGGCGCTTTCCTAGGTTTAGGCCTGTCAG gtggtcaggttacaACCCTTCCGGTAGCGATAAGGGACCTAGAGTGCAGATGTGGAGACTGAGGATAGACATGTTACAGGACAGGGAT TTTATCTGGATGCCGTATAGCTTCCATGAGGTACTGCAGGTTGTGCATCCGGAGGTGTTGGAGCCTCGGCATACGGCGATGTGGCAGTCTGTGACGTCACTGATATACTTTGTCGttatagagtggcatcagatagatAGGATTCTACCGTAG
- the LOC112754833 gene encoding ALA-interacting subunit 1, translating to MSTDPSTSSAAAAEEKSNKRKSKKPKYSRFTQQELPAWQPILTPRWVITIFTLIALVFIPVGLAAFSASQSVVEVEYEYDTACIPDSYKDNATAYIKDDNTNKTCTQKLSIKSKMQAPIFVYYQLDNFYQNHRRYVKSRSDEQLRTKDKENDVSSCSPEDYVTINNKSEPIVPCGLIAWSLFNDTYKIQNKDKEVVINKTNIAWASDRTTKFGSDVYPKNFQASGLIGGAKLDPTKPLSEQEDLIVWMRTAALPKFRKLYGKIETDLEANDEIVVVIENNYNTYEFGGKKSLVLSTATWIGGRNNFLGIAYVVIGSMSLLLALGFLLLYILKPRPLGDPTYLSWNKNPGGLR from the exons ATGTCTACAGACCCTTCAACAAGTTCTGCGGCTGCCGCAGAGGAAAAATCCAACAAGAGAAAATCCAAGAAACCCAAAT aTTCTAGATTTACACAGCAAGAACTTCCTGCTTGGCAACCAATTCTAACACCTAGATGG GTCATTACAATATTTACACTTATAGCACTTGTCTTCATCCCTGTTGGCCTTGCTGCATTTTCTGCGTCACAGAGT gTGGTGGAAGTTGAATACGAATATGACACAGCATGCATTCCGGATTCTTACAAAGATAATGCAACTGCATACATTAAAGATGATAATACAAACAAGACTTGCACGCAGAAATTGAGT ATTAAGAGTAAAATGCAGGCCCCGATTTTCGTCTATTATCAGCTTGATAACTTTTACCAGAACCATCGCCG ATATGTTAAAAGTAGAAGCGATGAACAACTGAGGACAAAGGACAAAGAGAATGATGTATCATCATGTAGTCCTGAAGATTATGTAACAATCAACAATAAGTCTGAACCAATTGTTCCTTGTGGCCTTATTGCATGGAGTCTATTCAATGACACctacaaaattcaaaacaaggaTAAGGAAGTTGTCATCAACAAAACGAACATAGCATGGGCGAGTGACCGAACCACCAAATTCGGATCCGATGTTTATCCCAAAAATTTTCAAGCTTCAGGATTGATTGGGGGTGCTAAACTGGATCCAACCAAACCT CTGAGTGAGCAAGAAGATCTCATTGTTTGGATGCGAACGGCGGCGCTGCCCAAATTCAGAAAGTTATATGGGAAGATTGAGACTGATCTTGAAGCTAATGATGAAATAGTGGTAGTGATAGAGAACAATTACAATACATATGAGTTTGGTGGCAAGAAGAGCTTGGTTCTTTCAACAGCAACTTGGATTGGTGGAAGAAATAACTTCTTGGGAATTGCTTATGTTGTCATTGGTAGCATGTCCTTGTTGCTGGCTTTGGGTTTCCTACTTCTATATATCTTGAAACCAAG